In a single window of the Desulfovibrio sp. TomC genome:
- a CDS encoding nicotinate phosphoribosyltransferase: MPPLPESHLPYTDKYFIRSRLILAREGLSPRATIQVFFRNGPGVLQGVAEAAELFRAYSPLAEHGGTVMALPDGSPFSPLEPVMHIEGPIQDFIELETMYLGVLTARTSQANGLAAPDLAAVAAKAGAIRRLVPDKGLMYFGARHWHWSMEAAISRAAVAAGFDSCATDAGAAAAGLAAGVGTIPHALILVFAHHVGPEHATREATLAFDRHIEPECGRIALVDTFNHEIDDALDTARALGDRLQGVRLDTAGELMAQGGTPFDGRAFVTGQGVTVAGTLALRRALDAAGLQHVGIVLSSGFGNPAKVAAFAAAEREHGRLFDSLGIGGLFDAWCATADIVRIEGRDLAKTGRGYRANPRLQRIL, from the coding sequence ATGCCGCCGCTTCCCGAAAGCCACCTGCCCTATACCGATAAGTATTTCATCCGCTCGCGCCTGATCCTTGCGCGCGAAGGGCTGAGTCCCCGGGCGACCATACAGGTCTTTTTCCGCAACGGGCCGGGCGTTCTCCAGGGCGTGGCCGAGGCGGCCGAGCTTTTTCGCGCCTACTCGCCCCTGGCCGAGCATGGCGGCACAGTCATGGCCCTGCCCGACGGCAGCCCCTTTTCGCCGCTCGAACCGGTCATGCACATCGAAGGCCCGATCCAGGATTTTATCGAGCTGGAGACCATGTATCTGGGCGTCCTGACCGCCCGCACCAGCCAGGCAAACGGGCTGGCCGCGCCGGATCTGGCGGCGGTTGCGGCCAAGGCCGGGGCCATTCGCCGGTTGGTCCCGGACAAGGGACTGATGTATTTCGGGGCCAGACACTGGCACTGGTCCATGGAGGCGGCCATCAGCCGGGCGGCCGTTGCGGCCGGGTTTGATTCCTGCGCCACGGATGCCGGAGCGGCTGCGGCTGGCCTCGCGGCTGGCGTTGGCACCATTCCCCATGCCCTCATTCTGGTTTTTGCCCACCATGTCGGACCGGAGCACGCAACGCGCGAGGCGACCCTGGCTTTTGACCGCCACATCGAACCCGAGTGCGGCCGCATCGCCCTGGTCGACACCTTTAACCACGAAATTGACGATGCCCTGGACACGGCCCGGGCCTTGGGCGACCGCTTGCAAGGGGTGCGCCTGGACACGGCCGGCGAGCTTATGGCCCAGGGCGGGACACCCTTTGACGGCCGCGCCTTTGTCACGGGCCAGGGCGTCACCGTGGCCGGCACGCTGGCTCTGCGTCGGGCGTTGGACGCCGCCGGGTTGCAACACGTCGGCATCGTGCTCTCCAGCGGCTTTGGCAATCCGGCCAAGGTGGCCGCCTTTGCCGCTGCCGAACGCGAGCATGGCCGGCTTTTTGATTCCCTGGGAATTGGCGGTCTGTTTGACGCCTGGTGCGCCACCGCCGACATCGTGCGGATCGAGGGCCGGGATCTGGCCAAGACGGGCCGGGGCTACCGGGCCAATCCGCGTCTGCAACGCATCCTTTAG
- a CDS encoding cysteine hydrolase family protein — protein MGKLFVIVDMLNDFIKPSGKLYFAKGQGVVDPIVRLRAAFRAAGWPVLYVNDAHPEDSEEFASWPPHCVMGTWGARIVDELQAGPGDIVFHKDAMSFLAHAPAENLLKAFGATHLYMAGVATEYCVQACSLDARARGLAVTVVLDAIAGVDLHEGDADKALETMRQAGVAFTDTAALLGQLG, from the coding sequence GTGGGAAAACTGTTTGTCATCGTCGATATGCTCAATGATTTCATCAAGCCGTCGGGCAAACTGTATTTTGCCAAAGGCCAGGGCGTGGTGGACCCCATCGTCCGGCTTCGGGCCGCCTTTCGCGCCGCCGGCTGGCCGGTCCTGTATGTGAACGATGCCCACCCGGAGGATTCCGAAGAGTTTGCCTCCTGGCCGCCGCACTGCGTCATGGGCACCTGGGGGGCGCGGATCGTCGACGAGCTCCAGGCCGGCCCCGGAGACATTGTGTTCCATAAAGACGCCATGTCATTTTTGGCCCATGCCCCGGCAGAGAATCTTCTGAAGGCCTTTGGGGCAACCCATCTCTACATGGCCGGCGTGGCCACGGAATACTGCGTGCAGGCTTGTTCCCTGGACGCGCGGGCCAGGGGACTGGCTGTCACCGTGGTCCTGGACGCCATCGCCGGCGTGGACCTGCATGAAGGCGACGCCGACAAAGCCCTGGAGACCATGCGTCAGGCCGGAGTCGCGTTTACGGACACGGCAGCGCTTCTTGGGCAATTGGGCTGA
- the alaS gene encoding alanine--tRNA ligase: MMTATEIRAKFLEFFASKGHQVVASSPLVPREDPTLLFTNAGMVQFKKVFLGQDKPGYVRATTSQKCLRVGGKHNDLENVGRTARHHTFFEMLGNFSFGDYFKEDAITFAWEFLTEVIGLDKSRLYATVYLDDDEAHGLWKKIAGLSDDRIFRLGDKDNFWSMGDTGPCGPCSEIMYDRGEEVGCGPNCGIGKCDCDRYLEIWNLVFMQYDQIEPGNRVSLPRPSIDTGMGLERIAAVVQGVHSNFDIDLFQAIIASAATIAGVTYGDNDEHDTALRVIGDHSRSVAFLLADGVMPSNEGRGYVLRRLIRRALRFGKLIGLSDPFLYKTAGVVVDVMGEAFPELVASREFMERVVREEEERFGVTLDKGLAILAEELDRMTAAGETVITGDFAFKLYDTYGFPLDIVNDVAGKRGITADEDGYKASMAEQKARAKKAWKGSGETDPAVLFLELLESGMKSRFVGYDQLTAASRVNALISAEGLAVERLVAGETGYMVCAVTPFYGESGGQAGDVGKVTTLTGDVAVLGTIKAGTELTAHHIEVKTGEILLDQEAELAVDAAVRAASARNHTCTHLLHKALKNVLGGHVNQAGSLVTPDRLRFDFSHVSAMTAEELSRVEDEVNAAILLDAPVVTEVLGIEAARAKGATALFGEKYGDEVRVVDVQGVSMELCGGTHIKATGQAGSFYILSESGVAAGTRRIEAVTGVNAINHVRAMRGELDETLKTVKAKPGELAARVKKLLDEIKALGKDKEQLAAKLASGQGRDLMAGLEEVNGVPLLCARVDAPSVKALREAMDDLRSKLPSGVIAIAAEQEGGKVSLIVAVSKDLHARFTAPVLIKDAAVAVGGSGGGRPDMAQAGGTNPAGIDEALAKVKAAVAGE, from the coding sequence ATGATGACGGCTACCGAGATTCGCGCCAAGTTTCTGGAATTTTTCGCGTCCAAGGGACATCAGGTGGTGGCGTCGTCGCCGCTGGTGCCGCGCGAAGACCCGACGCTTCTTTTCACCAACGCCGGTATGGTCCAGTTCAAGAAGGTCTTTCTCGGCCAGGACAAGCCCGGGTACGTGCGCGCCACCACCTCGCAGAAATGCCTGCGCGTCGGCGGCAAGCACAACGACCTGGAAAACGTCGGCCGCACCGCCCGCCATCACACGTTTTTTGAGATGCTCGGCAACTTCTCCTTTGGCGACTACTTCAAAGAAGACGCCATCACCTTCGCCTGGGAATTTTTGACCGAGGTCATCGGCCTGGACAAATCCCGCCTCTACGCCACGGTCTACCTCGACGACGACGAGGCCCACGGGCTGTGGAAAAAGATCGCGGGCCTCTCCGACGACCGCATCTTCCGCCTGGGCGACAAGGACAATTTCTGGTCCATGGGCGACACCGGCCCCTGCGGTCCCTGCTCCGAGATCATGTACGACCGGGGCGAGGAAGTGGGCTGCGGCCCGAACTGCGGCATCGGCAAGTGCGACTGCGACCGCTATCTCGAAATCTGGAACCTCGTCTTCATGCAGTACGACCAGATCGAGCCGGGCAACCGCGTGTCCCTGCCGCGTCCGAGCATCGACACCGGCATGGGCCTGGAGCGCATTGCCGCCGTGGTCCAGGGCGTGCATTCCAATTTCGACATCGATCTTTTCCAGGCCATCATCGCCTCCGCCGCCACCATCGCGGGCGTGACCTACGGCGACAACGACGAGCACGACACCGCCCTGCGGGTCATCGGCGACCACAGCCGCTCCGTGGCCTTTCTCCTGGCCGACGGCGTCATGCCCTCCAACGAGGGCCGGGGCTATGTCCTTCGCCGGCTGATCCGCCGGGCCTTGCGCTTCGGGAAGCTCATCGGCCTGTCTGATCCGTTCCTCTACAAAACCGCCGGCGTCGTGGTCGACGTCATGGGCGAGGCCTTCCCGGAACTGGTCGCCAGCCGCGAATTCATGGAGCGGGTGGTGCGCGAGGAAGAAGAGCGCTTCGGTGTGACCCTGGACAAGGGTCTGGCCATCCTGGCCGAGGAACTCGACCGCATGACCGCTGCCGGCGAGACGGTCATCACCGGCGACTTCGCCTTCAAGCTCTACGACACCTACGGCTTCCCGCTGGACATCGTCAACGACGTGGCCGGCAAGCGCGGCATCACGGCCGACGAGGACGGCTACAAGGCCTCCATGGCCGAGCAGAAGGCCCGGGCGAAAAAAGCCTGGAAGGGTTCCGGCGAAACCGATCCGGCCGTGCTCTTTTTGGAGCTGCTGGAATCCGGCATGAAGTCCCGCTTTGTGGGCTATGACCAGCTGACCGCCGCCAGCCGGGTCAATGCGCTTATTTCCGCCGAAGGGCTGGCGGTCGAACGCCTGGTGGCCGGAGAAACCGGCTACATGGTCTGCGCCGTCACCCCCTTTTACGGCGAATCCGGCGGTCAGGCCGGCGATGTGGGCAAGGTGACGACCCTGACCGGCGACGTGGCCGTGCTTGGCACCATCAAGGCCGGCACAGAGCTGACGGCACACCATATCGAGGTGAAAACCGGCGAAATCCTGCTCGACCAGGAAGCCGAGCTGGCCGTGGACGCGGCCGTTCGCGCTGCCAGCGCCCGCAACCACACCTGCACCCATCTGCTCCACAAGGCCCTTAAAAACGTGCTGGGCGGCCACGTCAATCAGGCCGGTTCGCTGGTGACGCCCGACCGGCTGCGCTTCGACTTCTCCCATGTTTCGGCCATGACCGCCGAGGAACTCTCCCGGGTGGAGGACGAGGTCAACGCGGCCATCCTGCTCGACGCCCCGGTCGTGACCGAGGTTCTTGGCATTGAGGCGGCCCGGGCCAAGGGGGCCACCGCCCTTTTCGGCGAGAAATACGGCGACGAAGTGCGCGTGGTCGACGTCCAGGGCGTGTCCATGGAACTGTGCGGCGGCACGCACATCAAGGCCACCGGACAGGCCGGGAGTTTCTACATTTTATCCGAGTCCGGCGTGGCTGCCGGCACCCGGCGCATCGAGGCCGTCACCGGCGTCAATGCCATCAACCATGTGCGGGCCATGCGCGGCGAACTCGACGAGACGCTTAAAACCGTCAAGGCCAAGCCGGGCGAACTGGCGGCGCGGGTCAAAAAGCTCCTCGACGAGATCAAGGCCCTTGGCAAGGACAAGGAACAGCTGGCCGCCAAGCTGGCCTCCGGCCAGGGCCGCGACCTCATGGCCGGCCTGGAAGAGGTCAATGGCGTGCCGCTGCTGTGCGCCCGGGTGGACGCGCCAAGCGTCAAGGCGCTGCGCGAAGCCATGGACGATCTGCGCAGCAAGCTCCCCTCCGGCGTCATCGCCATCGCAGCCGAGCAGGAAGGCGGCAAGGTCAGCCTGATCGTTGCCGTCAGCAAAGACCTGCATGCCAGATTTACGGCTCCGGTGCTGATTAAGGACGCGGCCGTGGCGGTTGGCGGTTCCGGCGGCGGCCGGCCCGACATGGCCCAGGCCGGCGGCACCAACCCGGCCGGCATCGACGAAGCCCTGGCCAAGGTCAAGGCGGCCGTGGCGGGGGAGTGA
- a CDS encoding SulP family inorganic anion transporter yields the protein MERCELPRRPTSLDALKKTLPRFLPFLGWWPRVNRRTLSADLWAGLTGAVIVLPQGVAFAAIAGLPPQYGLYAAMAPVIVAALFGSSWHLISGPTTAISLVVYANVSQLALPGSPDYIRLVLALTALCGLVQFGLGLARLGGVVNFVSHSVVTGFTAGAAILIATSQLGHFFGVTLPRGGSFLETWFAFLGQLPAINGTVALIAGSTLVLAILLRRLWPRSPALLLALVGGSLVCQLVDGAGHGAKLVGALPSSLPPLSLPEFDLGTFRVLFPGALAVAMLGLAEAVSIARAVAVRSEQTIDNSQEFIGQGLANLVGGFLSGYASSGSFTRTGVNFDAGAKTPLAAVFSALFLAAVVLLVAPATAYLPIPAMAGVIVLVAAGLVNGKAIRHILHTDRSEAGVLGATFLATLFVALEFAIYAGVMLSLLLYLRRTSHPHFITLAPNPDSAHRALTNVRRKPLAECPQLKILRLDGSIFFGAVNHIAEELHRLVARSPEQCHILILGSGINFIDAGGCHMLFHEAGAMKLSGREIFFCSLKREVLELLERGGCLDRIGRQNVFPDKESAIAGIVERLDPERCACCPARVFAECATRPGGWAAGSGAGRSRSREGSAGTAGTTGEPD from the coding sequence ATGGAACGCTGTGAACTGCCCCGACGTCCGACGTCCCTGGACGCGCTTAAAAAGACCCTGCCCCGGTTCCTGCCGTTTCTTGGCTGGTGGCCGCGGGTCAACCGCCGCACGCTGTCCGCCGACCTGTGGGCCGGGCTGACCGGCGCGGTCATTGTCCTGCCCCAGGGCGTGGCCTTTGCCGCCATTGCCGGGCTGCCGCCCCAGTACGGTCTCTACGCCGCCATGGCCCCGGTCATCGTGGCTGCCCTGTTCGGTTCCTCCTGGCACCTCATCTCCGGCCCGACCACGGCCATCTCCCTGGTCGTCTACGCCAATGTCAGCCAGCTGGCCCTGCCGGGGTCGCCGGACTATATCCGCCTCGTGTTGGCCCTGACCGCCCTGTGCGGGCTGGTGCAGTTCGGCCTGGGACTGGCCCGCCTGGGCGGGGTGGTCAATTTTGTGTCCCATTCGGTGGTGACGGGCTTTACGGCCGGTGCGGCCATCCTGATCGCCACCAGCCAGCTGGGGCATTTTTTCGGGGTCACGCTGCCGCGCGGCGGCTCGTTTCTGGAAACCTGGTTCGCTTTTTTGGGGCAGCTCCCGGCCATAAACGGGACGGTGGCGCTCATTGCCGGGTCCACGCTGGTCCTGGCCATCCTTCTTCGCCGGCTCTGGCCGCGTTCCCCGGCCCTGCTCCTGGCCCTTGTCGGCGGCAGTCTGGTCTGCCAGCTGGTGGACGGGGCCGGACACGGGGCCAAGCTGGTCGGGGCCTTGCCGTCCAGTCTGCCGCCCCTGTCCCTGCCGGAATTTGATCTCGGCACTTTCCGGGTGCTTTTCCCCGGAGCCCTGGCCGTAGCCATGCTTGGCCTGGCCGAGGCCGTGTCCATTGCCCGGGCCGTGGCCGTGCGCTCGGAGCAGACCATCGACAACAGCCAGGAATTTATCGGCCAGGGGCTGGCCAATCTGGTCGGCGGCTTTTTGTCGGGCTATGCCTCGTCCGGGTCGTTCACCCGCACCGGGGTCAATTTCGACGCCGGGGCCAAGACGCCGCTGGCAGCGGTCTTTTCGGCCCTGTTTTTGGCCGCGGTGGTGCTGCTTGTTGCCCCGGCCACGGCCTATCTGCCCATACCGGCCATGGCCGGGGTCATCGTGCTGGTGGCGGCCGGGCTGGTCAATGGCAAGGCCATCCGCCATATCCTGCACACGGACCGCTCGGAAGCCGGGGTGTTGGGGGCGACCTTCCTGGCCACGCTCTTTGTGGCCCTGGAATTTGCCATCTATGCCGGGGTCATGCTGTCGCTTCTGCTCTACCTGCGCCGCACCAGCCACCCGCATTTCATCACCCTGGCCCCGAATCCGGATTCGGCCCACCGCGCCCTGACCAATGTGCGGCGAAAGCCCCTGGCCGAGTGCCCGCAGCTGAAGATTCTGCGCCTGGACGGCTCGATTTTCTTCGGGGCCGTCAACCATATCGCCGAGGAATTGCACCGTCTCGTGGCCAGGAGCCCCGAGCAGTGCCACATTCTGATCCTCGGTTCGGGCATCAATTTTATCGACGCCGGCGGCTGCCACATGCTCTTTCACGAGGCCGGAGCCATGAAGTTGTCGGGGCGGGAGATCTTTTTTTGTTCACTCAAGAGGGAGGTGCTGGAGCTGCTGGAGCGGGGTGGCTGTCTGGACCGCATCGGCAGGCAAAACGTCTTTCCGGACAAGGAATCGGCCATTGCCGGCATTGTGGAGCGGCTCGACCCGGAACGCTGCGCCTGCTGTCCGGCCCGGGTTTTTGCCGAGTGCGCCACGCGGCCGGGCGGCTGGGCGGCTGGGTCCGGGGCAGGGCGCAGCCGAAGCAGGGAGGGGTCGGCCGGGACCGCAGGAACGACTGGAGAGCCGGACTAA
- a CDS encoding methyltransferase family protein, with product MNRWGMGTMLYRATICYALLAIFYDTILIASFCDRLVPERLALAGAGVLLFLGLVVYALGTFSVYKAIDAGQLATRGIFAVVRHPLYAAWVWCIVPGLALMQGTLLSLLTPVVAAIIYRLCIPHEEAWLLGRYGEEYQRYCRRVGGIVPKFSRSGEPSAG from the coding sequence ATGAATCGTTGGGGTATGGGAACCATGCTGTACCGGGCCACGATCTGCTATGCGCTGTTGGCCATTTTTTACGACACCATCCTCATTGCCTCGTTTTGCGACCGGCTTGTGCCCGAGCGGCTGGCCCTGGCCGGAGCCGGCGTGCTGCTTTTTCTGGGCCTAGTCGTCTATGCCCTGGGCACCTTTTCCGTCTACAAGGCCATTGACGCCGGACAGCTGGCCACGCGCGGCATTTTTGCCGTGGTGCGCCATCCCCTCTACGCCGCCTGGGTCTGGTGCATTGTGCCGGGGCTGGCGCTGATGCAGGGCACGCTTCTCTCCCTGCTCACACCGGTTGTGGCGGCGATAATCTACCGCTTGTGCATTCCCCACGAGGAAGCCTGGCTGCTTGGGCGCTATGGCGAGGAGTACCAACGCTACTGCCGGCGCGTGGGCGGCATCGTGCCCAAATTCAGCCGGTCGGGTGAGCCTTCGGCCGGCTGA
- a CDS encoding Fur family transcriptional regulator, whose translation MKDPYDLFADFVARQKLKMTPQRRQILDVFLAEKGHVTSEELYQKVKAEFPSIGQATVYRTLKLLADSGLAKAVEFGDGAMRYEILYGQSHHDHLICESCGVNVEVVDPAIEQLQEDVARRHGFALTGHKLYLYGLCPECRKKRSVA comes from the coding sequence ATGAAAGATCCGTACGACCTGTTTGCCGATTTCGTGGCGCGCCAAAAGCTCAAGATGACGCCCCAGCGGCGGCAGATTCTTGACGTTTTTCTGGCCGAAAAAGGCCATGTCACGTCTGAAGAACTCTACCAGAAGGTCAAGGCCGAGTTCCCGTCCATCGGACAGGCCACGGTCTACCGCACGCTCAAGCTCCTGGCCGATTCCGGGCTGGCCAAGGCCGTGGAATTCGGCGACGGGGCCATGCGCTATGAGATCCTCTATGGCCAAAGCCACCACGACCACCTCATCTGCGAGTCCTGCGGCGTCAACGTCGAGGTCGTGGACCCGGCCATCGAGCAGTTGCAGGAAGACGTGGCCCGACGCCACGGCTTTGCCCTGACCGGCCACAAACTCTACCTCTACGGCCTGTGCCCGGAGTGCCGCAAAAAGCGCTCCGTGGCCTAG
- a CDS encoding CatA-like O-acetyltransferase, which translates to MAASGESSCCGVGKAMRVIDLDQWERREHFQFFQGRRNPCLAVTAPVSVENLTTYRKRCAGTKPRLSDCLYYAIMQSANSVPELRLRLVDLRPVEFDTVNAGFTYVPQGKSLHANCVAGYATDFARFAAALDAARAAADLRPTLTPAGAEGQGLIYMSNLPEVAFTALSNPWGDPWQDSVPRVVFGKIDPGLLTLPVALEVLHSFVDGRHVSLFCERLEAVLSEPEGVFSGV; encoded by the coding sequence ATGGCTGCATCTGGAGAATCGAGCTGTTGTGGAGTGGGCAAGGCCATGCGCGTTATCGATCTGGACCAGTGGGAACGGAGGGAGCATTTCCAGTTTTTCCAGGGCCGGCGCAATCCCTGTCTGGCTGTCACCGCACCGGTGTCCGTCGAGAACCTGACGACCTATAGAAAGCGGTGCGCCGGGACAAAGCCGCGACTGTCGGATTGCCTGTATTACGCGATCATGCAAAGCGCCAACAGCGTGCCGGAACTGCGTTTGCGTCTGGTTGATCTGCGGCCGGTGGAGTTTGACACGGTTAATGCCGGGTTCACCTATGTGCCGCAGGGGAAAAGCCTTCATGCCAATTGCGTGGCCGGGTATGCTACGGATTTTGCCCGGTTTGCCGCCGCATTGGACGCGGCCCGGGCTGCGGCCGACCTGCGCCCGACCCTGACTCCGGCCGGCGCGGAAGGCCAGGGCCTTATTTACATGAGCAATCTGCCGGAGGTGGCCTTCACGGCCCTGTCCAACCCCTGGGGCGACCCCTGGCAGGATTCCGTGCCGCGCGTGGTCTTTGGCAAGATCGACCCTGGTCTGTTGACCCTGCCGGTGGCGCTGGAAGTGTTGCACAGCTTCGTGGACGGCCGGCACGTGAGTCTGTTTTGCGAGCGGTTGGAAGCCGTCCTGAGTGAACCGGAGGGCGTGTTTTCGGGGGTCTGA
- a CDS encoding DUF169 domain-containing protein, whose product MPDTFPDPSLPETSLDKLLAALGLTEEPYGLFYTDSEPVDGFFPDAGPPLSLEREARGEVDWGAVWGHFSCVMGKLWLARKKRAAAWFDAEHYGCPGGSFYLGFHAPQLEFITCYVSTGIPGSPVTGERYLPSPASARRFFTELAPRPAPAKYCVLKPITHFAPTELPETVIFFGRGEVLTGLSTLAAFVADDFEIVAAPFGAGCSFIATWLFHYQAAGRPRAVLGCGDPSARKFMKPDEMTFTVPYALYRQFLMRWPESFLPTKTWGLVQKKIARSREAWGE is encoded by the coding sequence ATGCCCGACACCTTCCCCGATCCGTCCCTGCCCGAAACGTCCCTGGACAAGCTGCTCGCCGCCCTGGGATTGACCGAAGAGCCATATGGTCTTTTTTACACCGACAGCGAACCGGTCGACGGGTTTTTCCCGGATGCCGGCCCGCCGCTGTCCCTGGAACGCGAGGCCCGGGGAGAGGTGGACTGGGGCGCCGTCTGGGGCCATTTTTCCTGCGTCATGGGCAAGCTCTGGCTGGCCCGCAAAAAGCGCGCGGCCGCCTGGTTTGACGCCGAACACTACGGCTGTCCCGGCGGTTCCTTCTACCTGGGTTTTCACGCGCCCCAACTGGAATTTATCACCTGCTACGTCTCGACCGGCATCCCCGGCAGCCCGGTGACCGGCGAACGCTACCTGCCCTCCCCGGCCTCGGCCCGCCGGTTTTTCACCGAACTCGCCCCCCGTCCGGCCCCGGCCAAATACTGCGTGCTCAAACCCATCACCCATTTTGCCCCGACCGAACTCCCGGAAACCGTGATCTTTTTCGGGCGCGGCGAGGTCCTGACCGGCCTGTCCACCCTGGCCGCCTTTGTCGCCGATGATTTCGAGATCGTGGCCGCGCCCTTTGGGGCCGGGTGCAGCTTCATCGCCACCTGGCTGTTCCATTATCAGGCGGCAGGCCGCCCCCGGGCCGTGCTCGGCTGCGGCGACCCGTCGGCCCGCAAGTTCATGAAGCCCGACGAAATGACCTTTACCGTGCCCTACGCCCTCTATCGGCAATTTCTTATGCGCTGGCCGGAATCCTTCCTGCCGACCAAAACCTGGGGCCTGGTCCAAAAAAAGATCGCCCGCAGCCGGGAGGCCTGGGGGGAATGA